The following coding sequences are from one Amphiprion ocellaris isolate individual 3 ecotype Okinawa chromosome 19, ASM2253959v1, whole genome shotgun sequence window:
- the ypel3 gene encoding protein yippee-like 3 — translation MVKLTKAKTFQAYLDSCHRRYSCVHCRAHLANHDDLISKSFQGSQGRAYLFNSVVNVGCGPAEERLLLTGLHAVADIYCENCHTTLGWKYEQAFELSQKYKEGKYIIELSHMIKDNGWD, via the exons ATGGTGAAGCTGACGAAGGCCAAGACGTTCCAGGCCTACCTGGACTCCTGCCACCGTCGGTACAGCTGTGTGCACTGCCGTGCCCATCTGGCCAACCATGACGATCTGATCTCCAAG TCTTTCCAAGGCAGCCAGGGCCGAGCCTACCTCTTCAACTCTGT GGTGAACGTTGGCTGTGGACCTGCAGAGGAGAGGCTGCTGCTCACAGGACTTCACGCGGTGGCCGACATCTACTGTGAAAACTGCCACACCACACTGGGCTGGAAATAT GAACAAGCCTTTGAACTGAGTCAGAAGTACAAGGAGGGGAAGTACATCATCGAGCTGTCCCACATGATAAAGGACAATGGTTGGGACTGA